In Falco cherrug isolate bFalChe1 chromosome 5, bFalChe1.pri, whole genome shotgun sequence, one DNA window encodes the following:
- the GPR85 gene encoding LOW QUALITY PROTEIN: probable G-protein coupled receptor 85 (The sequence of the model RefSeq protein was modified relative to this genomic sequence to represent the inferred CDS: inserted 1 base in 1 codon), translating to MANYSHAADNILQNLSPLTAFLKLTSLGFIIGVSVVGNLLISILLVKDKTLHRAPYYFLLDLCCSDILRSAICFPFVFTSVKNGSTWTYGTLTCKVIAFLGVLSCFHTAFMLFCISVTRYLAIAHHRFYTKRLTFWTCLAVICMVWTLSVAMAFPPVLDVGTYSFIREEDQCTFQHRSFRANDSLGFMLLLALILLATQLVYLKLIFFVHDRRKMKPVQFVAAVSQNWTFHGPGASGQAAANWLAGFGRGPTPPTLLGIRQNANTTGRRRLLVLDEFKMEKRISRMFYIMTFLFLTLWGPYLVACYWRVFARGPVVPGGFLTAAVWMSFAQAGINPFVCIFSNRELRRCFXHNPSLLQKIQVTKGTLLCYMREHL from the exons ATGGCGAACTACAGCCATGCAGCTGACAACATTTTACAAAATCTCTCTCCTttaacagcttttctgaaactgaCTTCACTGGGTTTCATAATAGGAGTCAGTGTGGTGGGTAACCTTCTGATCTCCATTTTGCTAGTCAAAGATAAGACCTTGCACAGAGCTCCTTACTACTTCCTGTTGGATCTTTGCTGCTCAGATATCCTCAGATCTGCAATTTGTTTCCCATTTGTTTTCACGTCTGTAAAAAATGGCTCTACTTGGACGTATGGGACTCTTACTTGCAAAGTTATTGcctttttgggggttttgtccTGCTTTCACACTGCTTTCATGCTATTCTGCATAAGCGTCACCAGATACTTAGCTATTGCCCACCACCGTTTTTATACGAAAAGGCTGACCTTCTGGACTTGTTTGGCTGTTATCTGTATGGTGTGGACCCTCTCTGTGGCCATGGCTTTCCCCCCAGTTTTAGATGTGGGCACCTACTCGTTCATTAGGGAGGAAGACCAATGCACTTTCCAGCATCGTTCCTTCAGGGCTAATGATTCCTTGGGATTTATGCTTCTTCTTGCCCTTATCCTCCTAGCCACACAGCTTGTCTACCTCAAGCTGATCTTTTTTGTTCACGATCGCAGGAAAATGAAGCCAGTCCAGTTTGTTGCAGCGGTGAGCCAGAACTGGACTTTTCATGGTCCTGGAGCAAGTGGTCAAGCAGCTGCTAATTGGCTGGCTGGATTTGGAAGGGGTCCCACACCTCCAACCTTGTTGGGAATCAGGCAAAACGCGAACACCACAGGCAGGAGAAGGCTACTGGTTTTAGATGAGTTCAAAATGGAGAAGAGAATCAGCAGAATGTTCTACATCATGACATTCCTCTTTCTGACCTTGTGGGGTCCGTATTTGGTAGCCTGTTACTGGAGAGTTTTTGCAAGAGGGCCTGTAGTACCAGGGGGATTTCTAACAGCCGCTGTCTGGATGAGTTTTGCCCAAGCTGGAATCAATCCTTTTGTCTGCATTTTCTCCAACAGGGAGCTGAGGCGCTGTT AGCACAACCCTTCTTTACTGCAGAAAATCCAGGTTACCAAGGGAACCTTACTGTGTTATATGAGGGAGCATCTGTAA